A portion of the Cryptomeria japonica chromosome 5, Sugi_1.0, whole genome shotgun sequence genome contains these proteins:
- the LOC131032787 gene encoding auxin-induced protein 15A-like yields the protein MAKRNGNPQVLIVRYIIRCLFRFANAHKAVGHVLTSKKTRYFSFRDKLMGKSCGALPTDVPKGHCAVYVGSELSRNIIPTKYLNNSLFRELLERAEEEYGFDHKMGLIIPCEEVAFKYLTSMLEKKDMRFRNMNLNEFIDFYSSRE from the coding sequence ATGGCAAAGAGAAATGGAAATCCCCAAGTCCTGATTGTGAGATACATAATAAGATGCCTCTTCAGGTTTGCCAATGCTCACAAGGCAGTTGGGCATGTTCTTACTTCAAAGAAAACAAGGTATTTCAGCTTTAGGGACAAGCTCATGGGCAAATCATGCGGTGCCCTCCCCACCGATGTTCCAAAAGGTCATTGTGCAGTGTATGTTGGTAGTGAACTATCTAGGAATATAATCCCCACCAAGTATTTGAATAATTCTCTGTTTAGGGAATTGCTAGAGAGGGCGGAGGAAGAGTATGGGTTTGACCATAAGATGGGACTCATTATTCCCTGTGAGGAAGTTGCTTTCAAGTATCTGACATCCATGTTAGAGAAAAAGGACATGAGATTCAGAAATATGAATCTGAATGAGTTCATTGATTTCTACTCCTCCAGGGAGTGA